A genomic region of Alligator mississippiensis isolate rAllMis1 chromosome 6, rAllMis1, whole genome shotgun sequence contains the following coding sequences:
- the LOC132251160 gene encoding uncharacterized protein LOC132251160 — protein sequence MFLESKGLVHQRFDKSQIVWVYLAKDVLNVTHFCLAGGISVDDIFTSCLIGMPTPMEALRNQTWFTSGGIGGPINYNNNSMWGTITTERNTSTFEIDLLTVTSPGNTSCANFVNCIQACKSLTKETKIFNCSDMTNVSCNYVHVILPRGFLLCGKTAYSYIPANATGGPCVLGRLTVWLPGMPKTSSKRHRRGLKMLDESCDSDINLLSEAEVVSLAVFLVGVPGLVVDAERQLGKVACALAKGLNTTSQALAALNIPMKELRGATLQNRAAIDYLLLRHNHGCEEFEGMCCFNLTDNSKLIE from the coding sequence atgtttctagagtctaaggggttggtgcatcaaaggttcgaTAAGAGTCAAATTGTGTGGGTTtatttggcaaaggacgtattaaatgtcactcatttttgtttggcaggtggaatatcagttgatgatattttcacgtcatgccttatagggatgcccactccaatggaagcgctccggaatcagacttggttcacatctgggggaataggaggtccaatcaattacaataacaactccatgtggggaaccattaccacagaaagaaacactagtacctttgaaatagatttgttgacagtcacctcccctggtaacaccagctgtgccaattttgtgaactgtatccaagcttgcaaaagcttaaccaaagaaacgaaaattttcaattgctcagacatgactaatgtatcttgcaactacgttcatgttatattaccccgggggttcctcctttgtgggaagactgcctattcatatatcccagccaatgccacaggaggcccttgtgttctaggccggttgactgtctggctaccaggtatgcctaagacctctagtaagcgtcaccggagaggttTGAAGATGCTAgatgaatcctgtgatagtgacataaacctcctgagtgaggccgaggtagtgtccttagcagttttcctagtaggggtgccaggcctagtggtggacgctgagaggcagcttggtaaggtggcctgtgccctggcaaagggcctaaatacaacttcacaggccctagctgccctcaatattccaatgaaagaactaagaggagctactctgcaaaatagagcagccatagattacctgttgctgaggcataaccacggatgtgaagagttcgagggaatgtgttgttttaatttgacagataactccaAGTTAATAGAGTaa